A stretch of the Lactuca sativa cultivar Salinas chromosome 9, Lsat_Salinas_v11, whole genome shotgun sequence genome encodes the following:
- the LOC128128488 gene encoding uncharacterized protein LOC128128488, with protein sequence MEAANANCGIISSNLNHIPVLNGTNFKEWKENIMLVLGCMDLDLALRIEQPILTATSSVENKRDAEKWDRSNRMSLMIIKRGVPEAFRGANEQSINAKYFLAETEQRFAKNDKAETSTFLQKMISMKYKGKGNIRKHIMEMFHLASKLKALKLEISDDFLVHLVLLSLPTQFNQFKVSYNCQRDKWTLNELISFCVQEEERMKQETTESAHFTSTSKGKGKRKRKEAATKGPVQKKQHLGNDQKKKESGPPKCFFCQEPSHLKPDCPKYHAWRVKKGLPELPKTK encoded by the exons ATGGAAGCAG CAAATGCTAATTGTGGTATAATATCTTCCAACTTGAATCACATTCCAGTTCTCAATGGAACTAACTTTAAGGAATGGAAAGAGAACATTATGTTAGTTCTCGGCTGCATGGATCTTGACCTTGCACTTCGGATTGAGCAACCCATCCTTACTGCCACAAGTTCAGTGGAAAATAAAAGGGATGCTGAAAAATGGGATCGCTCAAATCGCATGAGTCTAATGATCATTAAGCGCGGCGTTCCAGAAGCCTTTAGAGGTGCAAATGAGCAGTCTATTAATGCAAAATATTTTCTTGCTGAAACTGAACAACGTTTTGCAAAAAATGATAAGGCTGAAACAAGTACTTTTTTGCAAAAGATGATTTCAATGAAGTATAAAGGCAAAGGAAACATAAGGAAGCACATCATGGAGATGTTTCATCTTGCTTCAAAACTTAAGGCGTTGAAACTAGAAATTTCTGATGATTTTCTAGTTCATTTGGTATTGCTTTCTCTTCCTACACAATTTAATCAGTTTAAGGTCAGTTACAACTGCCAAAGGGATAAATGGACTCTTAATGAGCTCATTTCCTTTTGTGTGCAAGAAGAAGAAAGGATGAAGCAGGAAACAACTGAAAGTGCTCATTTTACTAGTACCTCTAAAGGTAAGGGCAAAAGAAAGAGAAAAGAAGCTGCTACTAAGGGACCAGTGCAAAAGAAACAACATTTAGGCAATGATCAAAAGAAAAAGGAATCGGGACCTCCTAAATGCTTCTTTTGTCAAGAACCTAGTCACTTGAAGCCGGATTGTCCAAAATACCACGCTTGGCGAGTTAAGAAAG GGTTGCCTGAACTACCGAAAACCAAATGA